A genomic window from Desulfovibrio porci includes:
- a CDS encoding dihydroorotate dehydrogenase, with protein MDLSVTLKGQSHDLKLKNPVLTASGTFGYGVEFASYGDLAALGGIVVKGLSLQPREGNPCPRIVETTAGMLNAVGLQNDGVEAFCRDKLPRLPWRETPVIVNMYATSPAEFGELAARLDGEEGVAALEVNVSCPNVREGGVLFGQDPRLAAAVTAAVRERAPHKHVMVKLSPNVTDIALMARSVEDAGADSISCINTLLGMSVDLRTRRPSLANVVGGLSGPAIKPVALRCVWQVARAVKIPVVGMGGIVSAEDALEFILVGAAAVQVGTANFMRPDSAFALAAELPAACKRLGARSPAELRGALLTD; from the coding sequence ATGGATCTTTCCGTCACCCTGAAAGGGCAAAGTCACGATCTCAAATTGAAAAACCCGGTGCTCACGGCATCGGGCACCTTCGGTTACGGCGTGGAGTTCGCGTCCTACGGCGATCTGGCGGCTCTGGGCGGCATTGTGGTCAAGGGCCTGTCGCTTCAGCCGCGCGAGGGCAATCCCTGTCCGCGCATTGTGGAGACCACGGCGGGCATGCTCAATGCCGTGGGCCTGCAGAACGACGGGGTGGAGGCCTTCTGCCGGGACAAGCTGCCCCGGCTGCCCTGGCGCGAAACGCCGGTCATTGTCAATATGTACGCCACATCTCCGGCGGAATTCGGGGAACTGGCCGCCCGTCTGGACGGCGAGGAGGGTGTGGCCGCGCTGGAGGTCAACGTCTCCTGCCCCAACGTCAGGGAGGGCGGCGTGCTCTTCGGCCAGGATCCCAGGCTGGCCGCCGCCGTCACCGCCGCCGTGCGCGAGCGCGCGCCGCACAAGCATGTGATGGTCAAGCTTTCGCCCAATGTCACGGATATCGCGCTCATGGCGCGCAGCGTGGAAGACGCGGGCGCGGACAGCATCTCCTGCATCAACACCCTGCTGGGCATGTCCGTGGACCTGCGCACGCGGCGTCCGTCCCTGGCCAATGTGGTGGGCGGCCTGTCCGGTCCGGCCATCAAGCCCGTGGCCCTGCGTTGCGTCTGGCAGGTGGCGCGGGCGGTGAAAATTCCTGTGGTGGGCATGGGCGGCATCGTCAGCGCCGAGGACGCGCTGGAATTCATTCTGGTGGGCGCCGCCGCCGTGCAGGTGGGCACGGCCAACTTCATGCGGCCGGACAGCGCCTTCGCCCTGGCGGCGGAACTGCCCGCGGCCTGCAAAAGGCTGGGCGCGCGTTCTCCGGCCGAGTTGCGCGGCGCGCTGCTTACGGATTAA
- a CDS encoding iron-sulfur cluster-binding protein, producing the protein MSQPRSSLLTVLDLVPFGQTGQESRFFALRLTHPEWEQWRPGQFVMVRPTSFGLEIPWARPLGICHMTARHMICFFQVQGRGTRRMAELKAGDTVRVWGPLGNGFAVEPDTPTLLLAGGMGIVPFVGYVNEHPKPWNVTMLFGHREPLSCYPVDSINEHVPLDSLREHTPGDLDNFIFSLQERMREYAEQNGLVLACGPLPFLRTVQKFAGELGVRTQLSLENRMGCGVGACLGCVVRTTEAWPVPAKRGGLIQVCNQGPVFWSHHIEL; encoded by the coding sequence ATGTCCCAACCGCGCTCTTCATTGCTTACGGTGCTGGATCTGGTGCCTTTCGGCCAGACCGGCCAGGAAAGCCGTTTCTTCGCCCTGCGTCTGACCCATCCCGAATGGGAGCAGTGGCGTCCCGGCCAGTTCGTCATGGTCCGGCCCACCTCGTTCGGCCTGGAAATTCCCTGGGCTCGCCCCTTGGGCATCTGCCACATGACCGCCCGTCACATGATCTGTTTTTTCCAGGTACAGGGCCGGGGCACCCGGCGCATGGCCGAGCTCAAGGCCGGCGACACGGTGCGGGTCTGGGGCCCGCTGGGCAACGGCTTCGCCGTGGAGCCGGACACGCCCACCCTGCTCCTGGCCGGGGGCATGGGCATCGTGCCCTTTGTGGGCTACGTCAACGAGCACCCCAAACCCTGGAACGTGACCATGCTTTTCGGCCACCGCGAGCCGCTCAGCTGCTACCCGGTGGACAGCATCAACGAGCATGTGCCCCTGGACAGTCTGCGCGAGCACACGCCCGGCGATCTGGACAATTTCATTTTTTCCCTGCAGGAGCGCATGCGCGAATACGCGGAGCAGAACGGCCTGGTGCTGGCCTGCGGGCCGCTGCCCTTTTTGCGTACCGTGCAGAAATTTGCCGGGGAGCTGGGCGTGCGCACCCAGCTTTCGCTGGAAAACCGTATGGGCTGCGGCGTGGGGGCCTGCTTGGGCTGCGTGGTCCGCACCACGGAGGCTTGGCCGGTGCCCGCCAAGCGCGGCGGCCTGATTCAGGTGTGCAATCAGGGGCCGGTGTTCTGGTCCCACCACATCGAACTGTAG
- a CDS encoding thiazole synthase — translation MNDPFVVGGVTLKSRLFIGTGKYSADSLIPAVAEACGAEVITVAMRRVEKGQQGITAHIPKTMRLLPNTSGARTADEAVRLARLARAAGCGDWVKIEVISDTRHLLPDGYETAKATEMLVKEGFTVLPYINPDLYVARACVEAGAAAVMPLGAPIGTNRGLRTKEMIAILIEELNLPVVVDAGIGRPSQACEAMEMGAAACLVNTAIASADDPVRMAGAFKAAVEAGRNAWLAGAGTVRARGAGAEASSPLTGFLR, via the coding sequence ATGAATGATCCCTTTGTGGTCGGCGGCGTGACCCTCAAAAGCCGTCTGTTCATCGGCACGGGTAAATACAGTGCCGACAGCCTAATCCCGGCCGTGGCCGAAGCCTGCGGCGCGGAGGTCATCACCGTGGCCATGCGCCGGGTGGAAAAAGGCCAGCAGGGCATTACGGCCCACATTCCCAAAACCATGCGCCTGCTGCCCAACACCTCGGGCGCGCGCACGGCGGACGAGGCCGTGCGTCTGGCCCGCCTGGCCCGCGCCGCGGGCTGCGGCGACTGGGTCAAAATCGAGGTCATTTCCGACACCCGCCACCTCCTGCCCGACGGCTATGAAACCGCCAAGGCCACGGAAATGCTGGTCAAGGAAGGCTTCACCGTCCTGCCTTACATCAATCCCGACCTCTATGTGGCCCGCGCCTGTGTGGAGGCCGGAGCCGCCGCGGTCATGCCGCTGGGAGCGCCCATCGGCACCAACCGGGGCCTGCGCACCAAGGAAATGATCGCCATCCTCATTGAGGAACTGAACCTGCCCGTGGTGGTGGACGCGGGCATCGGCCGCCCCTCCCAGGCCTGCGAGGCCATGGAAATGGGCGCTGCGGCCTGCCTGGTGAACACGGCCATCGCCTCCGCCGACGATCCCGTGCGCATGGCCGGAGCCTTCAAGGCCGCCGTGGAGGCCGGGCGCAACGCCTGGCTGGCGGGCGCGGGCACGGTCAGGGCGCGGGGCGCGGGCGCGGAAGCCTCCTCGCCGCTTACGGGTTTTTTGAGATAG
- a CDS encoding (deoxy)nucleoside triphosphate pyrophosphohydrolase, which translates to MTEKSDGPQLIEVAAGIIWRGGRFLAAQRPTDKPLEGYWEFPGGKLEARETPSEALARELAEELGIGVRESRFWQSLEHSYAERGFRVRLHFFHVMAFRGEPCPAEGQNLRWVTPSEALELGFLPADANVLEQLRAEGPATA; encoded by the coding sequence ATGACGGAAAAGAGCGACGGCCCGCAGCTCATTGAGGTGGCGGCGGGCATCATCTGGCGGGGCGGACGTTTTCTGGCCGCGCAGCGGCCCACGGACAAGCCCCTGGAAGGCTACTGGGAATTTCCCGGCGGCAAACTGGAAGCGCGCGAGACGCCGTCCGAGGCTCTGGCCCGCGAACTGGCCGAGGAGTTGGGCATCGGCGTGCGTGAATCCCGTTTCTGGCAGAGCCTGGAGCACAGCTACGCCGAGCGGGGCTTCCGGGTGCGCCTGCATTTTTTCCACGTCATGGCTTTCCGCGGCGAACCTTGCCCGGCGGAAGGCCAGAATCTGCGTTGGGTGACGCCCTCCGAGGCCCTGGAATTGGGCTTTCTGCCCGCCGACGCCAATGTGCTGGAACAATTGCGGGCAGAAGGGCCGGCGACGGCCTGA
- the thiH gene encoding 2-iminoacetate synthase ThiH, which yields MENFQEFLQAWPAERRAQGASEATSDKVLAVLDKDTLQPADFLTLLSPAAGEHLEAMARKAHDLTLRYFGRAVNIFTPLYISDVCTNQCRYCGFNAKNKQPRRHLSVDEAYAEAKAIADMGFQHILLLTGDAPKLSSPEYIASVARRIKPLFASVGVEVYSLTEAEYSLLIKAGVDSMTMFQETYNPELYGWLHPVGPKHDYGFRLNAPERAARAGMRSLGVGALLGLESFEQDAFCTGLHAWWLQRNFPGVDVSVSIPRICPHEGEFDVQHGVDDRHLVQYVTATRCFLPRAGITCSSRESAFMRDHLVPLGVTRVSAGVSTAVGGRATEDKHNPGQFEITDHRSLAEMIDALAGNGYQAVIKDWEDPAA from the coding sequence ATGGAAAATTTCCAGGAATTTTTGCAGGCCTGGCCCGCTGAACGCCGGGCTCAGGGCGCGTCCGAGGCCACTTCGGACAAGGTGCTGGCCGTGCTGGACAAGGACACGCTGCAACCCGCCGACTTTCTGACCCTGCTCTCGCCCGCCGCCGGGGAACACCTCGAGGCCATGGCCCGCAAGGCGCACGACCTGACCCTGCGTTATTTCGGACGGGCCGTGAACATCTTCACCCCGCTGTACATTTCGGACGTCTGCACCAACCAGTGCCGCTACTGCGGCTTCAACGCCAAGAACAAGCAGCCCCGCCGCCACCTCAGTGTGGACGAGGCCTACGCCGAGGCCAAGGCCATCGCGGACATGGGCTTTCAGCATATTCTGCTGCTCACCGGCGACGCGCCCAAGCTGTCCTCGCCGGAATACATCGCCTCGGTGGCGCGGCGGATCAAACCGCTTTTCGCCTCCGTGGGCGTGGAGGTCTACTCGCTCACCGAGGCCGAATACAGCCTGCTGATCAAGGCGGGCGTGGACTCCATGACCATGTTTCAGGAGACCTACAATCCCGAACTCTATGGCTGGCTGCACCCCGTGGGCCCCAAGCACGACTACGGCTTCCGCCTCAACGCGCCGGAACGCGCGGCGCGCGCGGGCATGCGCTCTCTGGGCGTGGGCGCGCTGCTGGGTCTGGAATCCTTCGAGCAGGACGCGTTCTGCACAGGCCTGCACGCCTGGTGGCTGCAACGCAACTTCCCCGGCGTGGACGTGAGCGTGTCCATCCCGCGCATCTGTCCGCATGAAGGCGAATTCGACGTGCAGCATGGGGTGGACGACCGCCATCTGGTGCAATACGTCACGGCGACGCGCTGCTTCCTGCCGCGCGCGGGCATCACCTGCTCCAGCCGCGAAAGCGCCTTCATGCGCGACCATCTGGTGCCGCTGGGCGTCACCCGCGTGTCCGCGGGCGTGTCCACGGCTGTGGGCGGCAGGGCCACGGAAGACAAACACAATCCCGGCCAGTTTGAAATCACCGACCACCGCAGCCTTGCGGAGATGATCGACGCTCTGGCGGGCAACGGCTATCAGGCGGTGATCAAGGACTGGGAAGATCCGGCGGCGTAA
- the thiS gene encoding sulfur carrier protein ThiS, whose translation MDVIVNGETETCAEAASVADLLQTRGHDPKTVVVEHNGNIVSAAAFAGTRLRDGDRLEIVQFVGGG comes from the coding sequence ATGGATGTGATCGTCAACGGCGAAACCGAAACCTGCGCCGAGGCCGCCAGCGTGGCGGACCTGCTGCAAACGCGCGGGCATGACCCCAAAACCGTGGTGGTGGAGCACAACGGGAACATCGTCTCCGCCGCCGCGTTCGCGGGCACGCGGCTGCGTGACGGAGACAGGCTTGAAATCGTGCAGTTTGTGGGCGGCGGCTAA
- a CDS encoding ABC-F family ATP-binding cassette domain-containing protein: protein MKITIQELSKSFGGRDIFSNFSLEVDSGVRLCVCGPNGTGKSTLLRLLAGVESPDGGRVLLPKGCRLGFVEQELSEQALDTPLLTFVLDVLHDWNDFWAEWEQAAESGDESRLTALMHRQSELEAMYGYNPEHRAKAVLSGLGFSEAKWGRTLRQLSGGWRERAKLARVLTAGADVLLLDEPTNHLDMEAVEWLESFLLDFKGALVFVAHDRMFMDNVGTHVLYLGLSRPVFRKANYTQFLVLQEEYNTQREREARALQDELNRKMAFVERFRAKATKARQAGSRQKMAKKLEKELEDYRPEPKRRELAFSWPEAPHSEKIVLAAADLAFHFPDGKSMWPPLTFTLYRGSRIALVGHNGCGKSTLLKLLAGQLERCGGNLVTASQMRLGYYTQHQMDTLRPDTTVLGEIRRLSDPHTTEEELMSVLGLFLLGQEYFDRQVSALSGGEKSRLVLASLFLKRCNFLLLDEPTNHLDLESREALVAALQKFSGTLLMVAHDRWLLSQVGAEAWELNERGLTVHAGFAAYDAARRARLAGTEGKGGAALSAAGLPKFKAETMGEAAPVLSREEQKRLKREQAERRNALHKELKPLQSKYTALEEELARVLDEQGAVEAQLADPEVYADHSRSGELLKRFEECKRRGEDLLEEMAGLEEKIATIKAGTE, encoded by the coding sequence GTGAAGATAACCATTCAGGAACTTTCCAAATCGTTCGGCGGCCGGGACATTTTCAGCAATTTTTCGCTGGAGGTGGATTCCGGCGTGCGCCTCTGCGTCTGCGGACCCAACGGCACGGGCAAATCCACCCTGCTGCGTCTGCTGGCCGGGGTGGAATCCCCGGACGGGGGCCGGGTGCTGCTGCCCAAGGGCTGCCGCCTGGGCTTTGTGGAGCAGGAACTGTCCGAGCAGGCTCTGGATACCCCCCTGCTGACTTTTGTGCTGGACGTGCTGCACGACTGGAACGACTTCTGGGCCGAGTGGGAGCAGGCCGCCGAATCCGGCGACGAAAGCCGGCTCACCGCGCTGATGCACCGCCAGAGCGAACTGGAGGCCATGTACGGCTACAATCCCGAGCACCGGGCCAAGGCCGTGCTGTCCGGGCTGGGTTTTTCCGAGGCCAAGTGGGGGCGCACCCTGCGCCAGCTCTCCGGCGGCTGGCGGGAACGGGCCAAGCTGGCCCGCGTGCTCACGGCCGGAGCCGACGTGCTCCTGCTAGACGAGCCCACCAACCATCTGGACATGGAAGCCGTGGAATGGCTGGAATCCTTTCTGCTGGACTTCAAGGGCGCGCTGGTTTTTGTGGCCCACGACCGCATGTTCATGGACAATGTGGGCACGCACGTGCTCTACTTGGGGCTGTCCCGGCCGGTGTTCCGCAAGGCCAACTACACCCAGTTCCTGGTTTTGCAGGAGGAGTACAACACCCAGCGCGAGCGCGAGGCCCGCGCCCTTCAGGACGAACTCAACCGCAAGATGGCCTTTGTGGAGCGCTTCCGGGCCAAGGCCACCAAGGCCCGCCAGGCCGGATCGCGCCAGAAGATGGCCAAGAAGCTGGAAAAAGAGCTGGAAGACTACCGGCCCGAACCCAAGCGCCGGGAGCTGGCGTTTTCCTGGCCCGAGGCTCCACACTCGGAAAAAATCGTGCTGGCCGCCGCCGATCTGGCCTTTCATTTTCCGGACGGCAAAAGCATGTGGCCGCCGCTGACCTTTACTCTCTACCGGGGCAGCCGCATCGCTCTGGTGGGGCATAACGGCTGCGGCAAGTCCACCCTGCTCAAGCTGCTGGCCGGGCAGTTGGAGCGTTGCGGCGGCAATCTTGTCACCGCTTCCCAGATGCGCCTGGGGTATTACACCCAGCACCAGATGGACACCCTGCGCCCGGATACCACGGTGCTGGGCGAAATCCGCCGCCTTTCGGACCCGCATACCACGGAAGAGGAGCTCATGAGCGTGCTGGGCCTCTTCCTGCTGGGGCAGGAGTACTTCGACCGCCAGGTCAGCGCCCTGTCCGGCGGCGAGAAAAGCCGTCTGGTCCTGGCCAGCCTGTTTCTGAAGCGCTGTAATTTTCTGTTGCTGGACGAACCCACCAACCATCTGGACCTGGAAAGCCGCGAGGCGCTGGTCGCGGCCCTGCAAAAATTCAGCGGCACCCTGCTGATGGTGGCCCACGACCGCTGGCTGCTCTCGCAGGTGGGGGCCGAAGCCTGGGAGCTGAACGAGCGCGGCCTCACGGTGCACGCCGGTTTCGCGGCCTATGACGCGGCGCGTCGGGCACGCCTCGCGGGAACGGAGGGCAAGGGTGGCGCGGCCCTGAGCGCGGCGGGCCTGCCGAAGTTCAAGGCCGAAACAATGGGGGAGGCCGCGCCTGTCCTGTCGCGCGAGGAGCAGAAGCGCCTCAAGCGCGAACAGGCCGAAAGGCGTAACGCCCTGCACAAGGAACTCAAGCCCCTGCAAAGCAAATACACAGCCCTGGAAGAGGAACTGGCCCGCGTGCTGGACGAACAGGGCGCGGTGGAAGCGCAACTGGCCGATCCCGAGGTGTACGCGGACCACAGCCGTTCCGGCGAATTGCTCAAACGTTTTGAGGAATGCAAGCGGCGCGGCGAGGACCTGCTGGAAGAAATGGCGGGCCTGGAAGAAAAAATAGCGACCATCAAAGCCGGGACTGAGTGA
- a CDS encoding invasion protein, with protein sequence MERGVLAHSRRLRGLVAVLLVLLAQTALLCGAADAASRSPQCRGAGMPADAPLFYLELMSYDDAGKARELEDLKYAGERKEVEPGEVARLAADIRRVGRPEARVGAEEAKERWEELEIITVLPLDPERLATTYKKRENWPRQQQLKSTYKGETRNVVPTDLNHDGIMDFILNEDPHLDLWAAQLFLGCGDNFYTPLGFFSAGYSSASGPAVRVEQRGIAGRSWDAFRVIAPDLSGGKGFRESGEPWAERVIAFDPARGVYREISAKPLP encoded by the coding sequence ATGGAGCGCGGGGTTCTTGCTCATTCACGGCGTTTGCGCGGCCTTGTTGCGGTCCTGCTGGTCCTGCTGGCGCAGACGGCGCTGCTGTGCGGCGCGGCCGACGCGGCCTCCAGATCGCCGCAATGCCGGGGCGCGGGTATGCCCGCCGACGCCCCGCTCTTTTATCTGGAGCTGATGTCCTATGACGACGCCGGGAAAGCGCGGGAGCTGGAAGACCTGAAGTACGCCGGGGAGCGGAAAGAAGTCGAGCCCGGCGAAGTGGCCCGGCTCGCGGCGGACATCCGCCGGGTGGGAAGGCCCGAGGCCCGCGTCGGTGCGGAGGAAGCTAAGGAACGCTGGGAAGAGCTGGAAATTATCACCGTTCTGCCTCTTGACCCGGAGCGGCTCGCGACGACGTATAAAAAAAGGGAAAACTGGCCCCGGCAGCAGCAACTGAAATCCACGTACAAGGGCGAAACCCGCAATGTCGTTCCCACGGATCTCAACCATGACGGCATCATGGATTTCATCCTCAACGAAGACCCGCATTTGGATCTGTGGGCTGCCCAGCTTTTTCTGGGTTGCGGGGATAATTTCTACACGCCGCTCGGCTTTTTCAGCGCGGGTTACAGTTCGGCTTCGGGTCCGGCGGTGAGGGTCGAACAACGCGGCATCGCCGGACGCTCTTGGGATGCTTTCCGCGTCATCGCTCCGGATTTGTCCGGGGGCAAAGGTTTCCGCGAGTCCGGCGAGCCGTGGGCGGAGCGGGTCATTGCATTTGACCCGGCCAGGGGCGTTTACCGCGAAATTTCCGCCAAACCTCTGCCCTGA
- a CDS encoding diaminopimelate decarboxylase family protein translates to MPMPDVEALLKRHGFPLYIYARGVISGQIARLKDVFSGFDILYSMKCNHNDAVCRHITADGIGIDAASRNEVLAARVLGVPRDKILFSAPGKSDEDLAETLDDCLIIADSYNELRRIDALCAGRGIVRPVGLRVSPAIAYGPGLCPAVCPGLPDKFGEDEEELPAYGDFLRGLKHARPAGIHIHVRSQVLSAEALGACFEHAARLARVWNRDLGLPLEFVNFGGGLGIPYVEDAPSLDLAALRGYLAGLLRTPPRDGDAPVRRYMESGRFLVGKAGIFATRIVDVKRSRGKTFVIAAGLLNHFLRPAIAGLLAALPLERAYDGPCEPLWSGRGTVAPKAFGRPAPARTVTVCGNLCTAMDTVARDIVLENAVVGNVLVFENAGAYAAALSPHDFSGRPGVKEILWG, encoded by the coding sequence ATGCCAATGCCGGATGTGGAAGCGCTTCTGAAGCGACACGGATTTCCCCTGTATATATATGCCAGGGGGGTGATCTCCGGGCAGATCGCCCGGCTGAAAGACGTCTTCAGCGGCTTCGACATCCTGTATTCCATGAAGTGCAACCACAACGATGCCGTCTGCCGTCATATCACGGCGGACGGCATCGGCATTGACGCGGCCTCAAGAAATGAAGTGCTGGCGGCACGGGTTCTGGGCGTTCCAAGGGATAAGATCCTGTTTTCCGCCCCCGGCAAAAGCGATGAGGATCTGGCGGAAACGCTGGATGACTGTCTGATCATCGCGGATTCCTACAACGAGCTGCGACGCATCGACGCCCTCTGCGCCGGACGGGGCATAGTCCGCCCGGTCGGCTTGCGCGTCAGTCCGGCCATTGCCTATGGTCCGGGGCTTTGCCCGGCCGTCTGTCCCGGCCTGCCCGACAAGTTCGGCGAAGATGAGGAAGAGCTGCCCGCGTATGGGGATTTTTTGCGCGGCCTGAAGCACGCGCGTCCGGCGGGCATCCATATCCATGTGCGCAGCCAGGTGCTCAGCGCCGAAGCTCTGGGCGCGTGTTTCGAGCACGCGGCGCGCTTGGCGCGCGTCTGGAACCGCGATCTGGGCCTGCCCCTCGAGTTTGTCAATTTCGGCGGCGGACTGGGCATTCCCTACGTCGAAGACGCGCCGTCCCTGGACCTTGCGGCCTTGCGCGGGTATCTGGCGGGCCTGCTGCGGACCCCTCCGCGCGACGGCGACGCCCCGGTGCGCCGCTATATGGAAAGCGGCCGTTTTCTGGTGGGCAAGGCGGGCATCTTCGCCACCCGGATTGTTGACGTCAAGCGCTCGCGGGGCAAGACGTTCGTCATCGCGGCGGGCCTGCTCAACCATTTTCTGCGCCCAGCCATTGCCGGACTGCTGGCCGCCCTGCCGCTCGAACGGGCCTACGACGGCCCCTGCGAACCCTTGTGGAGCGGCCGCGGCACGGTGGCTCCCAAGGCCTTCGGTCGGCCCGCGCCCGCCCGGACCGTCACGGTCTGCGGCAATCTGTGCACCGCCATGGATACCGTGGCCCGGGACATCGTTCTGGAAAACGCCGTCGTGGGGAATGTGCTGGTCTTTGAAAACGCGGGCGCGTATGCCGCCGCGCTGAGTCCGCACGATTTTTCCGGCCGGCCGGGGGTAAAGGAAATCCTGTGGGGCTGA
- the thiF gene encoding sulfur carrier protein ThiS adenylyltransferase ThiF — translation MGNSLRQGLSRYFLPEQLNKLRAARVGLAGAGGLGSNAALMLARCGVEDLLLLDDDVVEPSNLNRQQYWPRHLGRPKVEALAEVLRELNPDIRVEARRLRLSPANLPDILPACPIWVEALDDAEAKTMLVEHALLNGRMVASASGMGGYGGPAMQKRRLGRLTLVGDFSTDILTAPPLAPRVTEAAALLADAVLEFVLGMDE, via the coding sequence ATGGGTAACAGTCTGCGCCAAGGCCTGAGCCGCTACTTTTTGCCGGAACAACTGAACAAACTGCGCGCCGCGCGCGTGGGGCTGGCCGGGGCCGGGGGTCTGGGGTCCAATGCGGCGCTCATGCTGGCGCGCTGCGGGGTGGAGGACCTGCTGCTGCTGGACGACGACGTGGTGGAGCCCTCCAACCTCAACCGCCAGCAGTACTGGCCGCGCCATCTGGGCAGGCCCAAGGTGGAAGCCCTGGCGGAGGTGCTGCGCGAGCTGAACCCGGACATCCGGGTGGAGGCGCGACGCCTGCGCCTGAGTCCGGCCAATCTGCCGGACATCCTGCCCGCCTGCCCCATCTGGGTAGAAGCCCTGGACGACGCCGAGGCCAAAACCATGCTGGTGGAACACGCCCTGCTGAACGGCCGCATGGTGGCCAGCGCCTCGGGCATGGGCGGCTACGGCGGTCCGGCCATGCAGAAACGCCGCCTGGGCCGTCTGACCCTGGTGGGGGATTTCAGCACCGACATCCTTACGGCGCCGCCCCTGGCCCCGCGCGTGACCGAGGCCGCCGCCCTGCTGGCCGACGCCGTGCTGGAGTTCGTGCTGGGAATGGACGAATAA
- a CDS encoding NAD-dependent epimerase/dehydratase family protein: MSAPSEQGFSHLSGKKVLVTGGTGFVGRHLLPRLLESGARVTCLTRAASRTEHLPGDVAVARADLGTGHGLAAALAGQDVVIHMAALLFGLGWQDYLRANALAARVIVNALAEVDAAGQGSGQGGPARFVLVSSLAASGPSDCPPGVADDVLPAPVSAYGWSKLLVEQILGRALGDRLVTLRPPIIYGSGDRGLLPVFKGAARGFAVSPGAFREFPVSAVHARDMAQAVLLCCGAAARGVYHVNDGGLYDMSRFCRVMGEALGRGKLCVLHLPLPLMAVTAGLASCGGLLWARLARGFTGRTPARAPNWNLDKYREARQTGWLCDASRIRRELGYAPRVSLAEGMAEAVEGYRREGWL; encoded by the coding sequence ATGAGCGCACCCTCGGAGCAAGGTTTTTCCCACCTGAGCGGCAAAAAGGTGCTGGTTACCGGCGGCACGGGTTTTGTGGGCCGTCATCTCCTGCCGCGCCTGCTGGAAAGCGGCGCGCGCGTCACCTGCCTGACCCGCGCGGCCTCACGTACGGAACATCTGCCCGGCGACGTGGCTGTGGCGCGGGCTGACCTGGGCACCGGGCACGGCCTGGCTGCCGCTCTGGCCGGACAGGATGTGGTCATCCATATGGCGGCCCTGCTGTTCGGCCTGGGCTGGCAGGACTATCTGCGGGCCAACGCCCTGGCCGCGCGCGTCATCGTTAACGCTCTGGCCGAGGTGGATGCGGCCGGACAAGGCTCCGGCCAAGGCGGCCCGGCGCGCTTCGTGCTGGTGTCCAGCCTGGCGGCCAGCGGCCCGTCGGACTGCCCGCCCGGCGTGGCGGACGACGTGCTGCCCGCGCCGGTCTCCGCCTACGGCTGGTCCAAGCTGCTGGTGGAGCAGATTCTGGGCCGCGCCCTGGGGGACCGGCTGGTGACCCTGCGCCCGCCCATAATTTACGGCTCCGGCGACAGGGGCCTGCTGCCCGTGTTCAAGGGCGCGGCCAGGGGCTTTGCCGTGAGCCCCGGCGCGTTCCGGGAGTTTCCGGTTTCCGCCGTGCACGCGCGGGACATGGCCCAGGCCGTGCTGCTCTGCTGCGGGGCCGCCGCGCGCGGCGTGTACCACGTCAACGACGGCGGGCTGTACGACATGTCCCGCTTCTGCCGGGTCATGGGCGAGGCTCTGGGGCGCGGCAAATTGTGTGTGCTCCATCTGCCTCTGCCGCTGATGGCCGTCACGGCGGGGCTGGCCTCCTGCGGCGGTCTGCTGTGGGCGCGTCTGGCGCGCGGATTCACGGGCCGCACCCCGGCGCGCGCGCCCAACTGGAATCTGGACAAATACCGCGAGGCCCGGCAGACGGGCTGGCTCTGCGACGCGTCGCGCATCCGGCGCGAGCTGGGCTACGCGCCGCGGGTCAGCCTGGCCGAAGGCATGGCCGAGGCCGTGGAAGGCTACCGGCGCGAGGGCTGGCTGTGA